A single Clavibacter nebraskensis NCPPB 2581 DNA region contains:
- a CDS encoding FtsQ-type POTRA domain-containing protein: protein MKRPEGFDRPRVPRPPAPDARVEGADAPARRRRGSAPAEPVTPAPAPTPTPAPTPPAPPRPRAAWRDDDEPDTEPIVLPHLAQAPVQAPPTPRTGREEAAPRTGGLAGRLGARARGAAESAAAARPLRRRTPVDADGEPTPRAHRPARPASSATGDAEARRQLRRARRVRQRYERQEVRRFTQRARRRRAGLLGALGAVLTLAIVVGIAVYSPLLALRTVEVEGADRVSPASIQAALADQVGTPLPLVDLDRVGDELRAFPLIRSYSTESRPPSTLVIRIVERTPVAVIQSGAGFDLVDPAGITIERATARPDGYPLIDLPSADFSSPRFQAAAAVLVALPADFLPQVDSIQANTTDDVMLTLRSGKKVLWGSGERSVDKAEVLQALVKARGDVGSYDVSAPDAPVAGP, encoded by the coding sequence GTGAAGCGGCCCGAGGGCTTCGACCGGCCCCGGGTCCCGAGGCCGCCCGCGCCCGACGCGCGCGTCGAGGGGGCCGACGCGCCCGCCCGCCGTCGCCGCGGATCCGCGCCCGCCGAGCCCGTGACGCCAGCTCCGGCCCCGACGCCGACCCCCGCACCGACGCCGCCCGCGCCCCCGCGGCCCCGCGCCGCATGGCGCGACGACGACGAGCCGGACACCGAGCCGATCGTCCTCCCGCACCTCGCGCAGGCGCCGGTCCAGGCCCCGCCCACGCCGCGCACCGGCCGCGAGGAGGCCGCTCCTCGCACGGGCGGCCTGGCCGGCCGGCTCGGCGCGCGGGCGCGTGGCGCGGCCGAGTCCGCGGCCGCCGCCCGTCCGCTCCGCCGGCGCACGCCCGTGGACGCGGACGGGGAGCCAACGCCCCGGGCCCATCGCCCCGCCCGCCCCGCGAGCTCGGCCACCGGCGACGCCGAGGCGCGCCGCCAGCTGCGCCGCGCCCGCCGCGTGCGGCAGCGCTACGAGCGCCAGGAGGTGCGTCGCTTCACGCAGCGCGCCCGTCGTCGACGCGCCGGGCTCCTCGGCGCGCTCGGCGCCGTCCTCACCCTGGCGATCGTCGTCGGCATCGCCGTGTACTCGCCGCTGCTCGCGCTCCGCACCGTCGAGGTGGAGGGCGCCGACCGGGTGTCGCCCGCGAGCATCCAGGCGGCGCTGGCCGACCAGGTCGGCACGCCGCTGCCCCTCGTCGACCTCGACCGCGTCGGTGACGAGCTCCGCGCGTTCCCCCTCATCCGCAGCTACAGCACCGAGAGCCGCCCGCCGTCGACGCTCGTGATCCGCATCGTCGAGCGCACGCCCGTCGCCGTCATCCAGTCGGGCGCGGGATTCGACCTCGTGGATCCCGCGGGCATCACGATCGAGCGCGCGACGGCACGCCCCGACGGCTACCCGCTCATCGACCTGCCGAGCGCCGACTTCTCGTCCCCGCGCTTCCAGGCCGCCGCCGCTGTGCTCGTCGCGCTGCCGGCCGACTTCCTGCCGCAGGTCGACAGCATCCAGGCGAACACGACCGACGACGTGATGCTCACGCTGCGCAGCGGCAAGAAGGTGCTGTGGGGGAGCGGGGAGCGCTCGGTCGACAAGGCCGAGGTGCTGCAGGCGCTCGTGAAGGCCCGGGGTGACGTGGGCTCCTACGACGTCTCGGCGCCCGACGCGCCCGTCGCCGGACCCTGA
- the murC gene encoding UDP-N-acetylmuramate--L-alanine ligase codes for MIAPDLTMDIPSELGRVHFVGIGGSGMSGIARLFLAAGHRVTGSDSRDSDAVQALRELGAEIHVGHDAAHVGDAEALVVTGALWQDNPEYVLAQERGLPILHRSQALAWLISGQRLVAVAGAHGKTTSTGMIVTALLEAGRDPSFVNGGVIGGLGVSSAPGSEELFVVEADESDGSFLLYDTSVALITNVDADHLDHYGSHEAFDDAFVRFASAASELVVISSDDPGARRVTARIEGRVVTFGEDPAADIRITDIVTDGPVAFTLTHDGVSRRAALRVPGRHNAINAAGAYAVLVGLGVDPDDAIAGLGGFSGTGRRFELHAEIRGVSVYDDYAHHPTEVRAALEAARTVVGDGRIIAVHQPHLYSRTQMMAADFARVYEELADHTIVLDVFGAREDPIPGVTGALVSERFADPSHVDYLPDWQEAADRAAEIARDGDFIVTLSCGDVYRIIPQVVGALERPAGSPQPAASSRPRE; via the coding sequence GTGATCGCACCCGACCTGACCATGGACATCCCGAGCGAGCTCGGCCGCGTCCACTTCGTGGGCATCGGCGGGTCCGGCATGAGCGGCATCGCGCGCCTGTTCCTCGCCGCCGGCCACCGCGTCACCGGATCCGACTCCCGCGACTCCGACGCCGTGCAGGCGCTCCGCGAGCTCGGCGCCGAGATCCACGTCGGCCACGACGCCGCGCACGTGGGCGACGCCGAGGCGCTCGTCGTCACGGGCGCGCTCTGGCAGGACAACCCCGAGTACGTGCTCGCCCAGGAGCGGGGCCTGCCGATCCTGCACCGCTCGCAGGCGCTCGCCTGGCTCATCTCCGGCCAGCGCCTCGTCGCCGTCGCGGGCGCGCACGGCAAGACCACCTCCACGGGCATGATCGTCACCGCGCTCCTCGAGGCGGGCCGCGACCCGTCGTTCGTCAACGGCGGCGTGATCGGCGGGCTCGGCGTATCGAGCGCCCCCGGCTCCGAGGAGCTCTTCGTGGTCGAGGCCGACGAGTCCGACGGCTCGTTCCTCCTCTACGACACGTCCGTCGCGCTCATCACCAACGTCGACGCCGACCACCTCGACCACTACGGCTCGCACGAGGCCTTCGACGACGCATTCGTGCGCTTCGCGTCGGCCGCGTCGGAGCTCGTCGTCATCTCGAGCGACGACCCGGGCGCGCGTCGCGTCACCGCGCGCATCGAGGGCCGCGTGGTCACGTTCGGCGAGGACCCCGCGGCCGACATCCGCATCACCGACATCGTCACCGACGGCCCCGTCGCCTTCACGCTCACCCACGACGGCGTCTCCCGCCGCGCCGCGCTCCGCGTCCCCGGCCGCCACAACGCGATCAACGCCGCGGGCGCGTACGCCGTGCTCGTCGGCCTCGGCGTGGATCCCGACGACGCGATCGCGGGCCTCGGCGGCTTCTCCGGCACCGGCCGGCGCTTCGAGCTGCACGCCGAGATCCGCGGGGTGAGCGTCTACGACGACTACGCGCACCACCCCACGGAGGTCCGCGCGGCGCTCGAGGCCGCGCGCACGGTCGTGGGGGACGGTCGCATCATCGCCGTCCACCAGCCGCACCTCTACAGCCGCACCCAGATGATGGCCGCCGACTTCGCGCGCGTATACGAGGAGCTCGCCGACCACACCATCGTGCTCGACGTGTTCGGCGCCCGCGAGGACCCGATCCCCGGCGTCACCGGCGCCCTCGTCTCCGAGCGCTTCGCGGACCCGAGCCACGTCGACTACCTCCCCGACTGGCAGGAGGCCGCGGATCGCGCGGCGGAGATCGCCCGCGACGGCGACTTCATCGTCACCCTCAGCTGCGGCGACGTGTACCGGATCATCCCGCAGGTGGTTGGCGCGCTCGAGCGTCCCGCCGGATCCCCGCAGCCCGCCGCGTCCTCCCGGCCCCGCGAGTGA
- the ftsZ gene encoding cell division protein FtsZ: MSNNQNYLAVIKVVGIGGGGVNAVNRMIELGLRGVEFIAINTDAQALLMSDADVKLDVGREITRGLGAGADPEVGRRAAEDHAEEIEEALAGADMVFVTAGEGGGTGTGGAPVVARIAKSIGALTIGVVTKPFGFEGKRRSAQAELGVATLKNEVDTLIVVPNDRLLEISDRGISMLEAFATADQVLLAGVQGITDLITTPGLINLDFADVKSVMQGAGSALMGIGSSRGADRSIKAAELAVASPLLEASIEGAHGVLLSIQGGSNLGIFEINDAAKLVQEAVHPEANIIFGAVIDDTLGDEVRVTVIAAGFDGGEPVSKVENRRSGFVAADGGAVIAPEAVEQAPARPQAEAPVASVPASDPTFEDDGDDLDIPDFLK; this comes from the coding sequence GTGTCGAACAACCAGAACTACCTCGCCGTCATCAAGGTCGTCGGCATCGGCGGTGGCGGCGTGAACGCCGTCAACCGCATGATCGAGCTCGGTCTGCGGGGCGTGGAGTTCATCGCGATCAACACCGACGCGCAGGCGCTGCTCATGAGCGACGCCGACGTCAAGCTCGACGTTGGCCGCGAGATCACCCGGGGCCTCGGCGCGGGCGCCGACCCCGAGGTTGGCCGTCGCGCCGCCGAGGACCACGCGGAGGAGATCGAGGAGGCGCTGGCCGGCGCCGACATGGTCTTCGTCACCGCGGGCGAGGGCGGCGGCACCGGCACGGGCGGCGCGCCCGTCGTGGCCCGCATCGCGAAGTCGATCGGCGCGCTCACCATCGGCGTCGTCACGAAGCCCTTCGGCTTCGAGGGCAAGCGCCGCTCGGCCCAGGCCGAGCTAGGCGTCGCGACGCTGAAGAACGAGGTCGACACCCTCATCGTCGTGCCGAACGACCGCCTCCTGGAGATCAGCGACCGCGGCATCAGCATGCTCGAGGCCTTCGCGACCGCCGACCAGGTGCTCCTCGCGGGCGTCCAGGGCATCACCGACCTCATCACCACCCCCGGCCTCATCAACCTCGACTTCGCCGACGTCAAGTCGGTCATGCAGGGCGCCGGATCCGCGCTCATGGGCATCGGCTCGTCCCGCGGCGCCGACCGGTCCATCAAGGCCGCCGAGCTCGCGGTGGCCTCCCCCCTCCTCGAGGCGAGCATCGAGGGCGCCCACGGCGTGCTGCTCTCCATCCAGGGCGGATCCAACCTCGGCATCTTCGAGATCAACGACGCGGCCAAGCTCGTGCAGGAGGCCGTGCACCCCGAGGCGAACATCATCTTCGGCGCGGTCATCGACGACACCCTCGGCGACGAGGTGCGCGTCACCGTCATCGCCGCGGGCTTCGACGGCGGCGAGCCGGTCTCCAAGGTCGAGAACCGCCGCAGCGGCTTCGTCGCCGCCGACGGGGGAGCGGTCATCGCTCCCGAGGCCGTCGAGCAGGCGCCGGCCCGCCCGCAGGCGGAGGCGCCCGTCGCGTCCGTCCCCGCGAGCGACCCGACGTTCGAGGACGACGGCGACGACCTGGACATCCCCGACTTCCTGAAGTGA
- the murG gene encoding undecaprenyldiphospho-muramoylpentapeptide beta-N-acetylglucosaminyltransferase produces MTVYLLAGGGTAGHVNPLLAVADELRAREPESTILVLGTREGLESRLVPARGYELLTIARLPFPRRPNRAAVAFAPAFARAVGHIRRMLAERGVDVVVGFGGYAAAPAYLAARRSGVSVVVHEANASPGLANRLGARVAIAVGITFPDTVLPRAQAVGMPLRREIATLDRDAVRDAARAELGLDADRPTLFVTGGSTGARSLNRTVVQVAERITATGAQILHIVGGAQEFTDPGVERYHVVGYSDRMELAIAAADLVVSRAGAGALSELTAVGVPAIYVPYPVGNGEQAVNVRGVVAAGGGIVVADADFTPDWVLAHVLPLLSDPAALARMSRAAASVGTRDGAARMADLVRAAVAARPPRPAARR; encoded by the coding sequence GTGACGGTCTACCTGCTGGCCGGCGGTGGCACGGCGGGGCACGTGAACCCGCTGCTCGCCGTCGCCGACGAGTTGCGGGCGCGCGAGCCCGAGTCCACGATCCTCGTCCTCGGCACGCGCGAGGGGCTCGAGTCCCGGCTCGTCCCGGCGCGCGGCTACGAGCTGCTCACCATCGCGCGCCTGCCGTTCCCGCGCCGTCCGAACCGCGCCGCCGTGGCGTTCGCGCCCGCGTTCGCGCGGGCCGTCGGGCACATCCGGCGCATGCTCGCCGAGCGCGGCGTCGACGTGGTCGTCGGCTTCGGCGGCTACGCGGCCGCGCCCGCCTACCTCGCCGCGCGTCGCTCGGGCGTGTCCGTCGTCGTGCACGAGGCCAACGCCTCGCCCGGCCTCGCCAACCGGCTCGGGGCCCGCGTCGCCATCGCCGTCGGGATCACGTTCCCCGACACCGTCCTCCCTCGTGCGCAGGCCGTCGGCATGCCGCTGCGCCGCGAGATCGCGACCCTCGACCGCGACGCCGTGCGCGACGCCGCGCGCGCTGAGCTCGGCCTCGACGCGGACCGCCCGACGCTCTTCGTCACGGGCGGATCCACGGGCGCGCGCAGCCTCAACCGCACCGTCGTGCAGGTGGCCGAGCGCATCACCGCGACGGGCGCGCAGATCCTGCACATCGTCGGCGGCGCGCAGGAGTTCACCGACCCGGGCGTCGAGCGCTATCACGTCGTCGGCTACTCCGACCGCATGGAGCTCGCCATCGCCGCGGCCGACCTCGTCGTGTCCCGCGCCGGGGCCGGCGCGCTGTCCGAGCTCACCGCCGTGGGGGTCCCCGCGATCTACGTGCCGTACCCGGTGGGCAACGGCGAGCAGGCCGTCAACGTCCGCGGCGTGGTCGCGGCCGGCGGCGGCATCGTCGTGGCCGACGCCGACTTCACGCCCGACTGGGTGCTCGCGCACGTCCTCCCGCTCCTGTCCGACCCGGCGGCGCTCGCGCGCATGTCCCGAGCGGCGGCCTCCGTCGGCACGCGCGATGGCGCCGCCCGCATGGCCGACCTCGTCCGCGCCGCCGTCGCCGCCCGCCCGCCCCGGCCCGCCGCGCGGCGCTGA